GAAAATCTACAGGTTCTACTCCTCTACAGTCAAATATAACTATTGTCTTGAATTTATTTTCGTCTTCACTGGTTAAtatacctaaaataaatataacattataagttaaaacttcataaaactaaaattgagATCAATGtagatatacattttttagtatttcatgattaataaaataaatatttgatatatatttcataaaaaaatgtgctaGTGTATGTGGTGTAgtatcatttttcaaaatataatctactatatgcaactttacagaaataagttaaataaaattagataaagtttaacaaaaggcttttattatcagagacatgaatacaaatacaattatttaattttaccttattactactaagattattacagaatttcagtaattgtaatagatttatcactatcattgttatagttattatatatttttgttattaatggcttcgaatcaactgtGGTAAGGACAAGAAAGAGATGGCACATAAtggaaaaatgtgacagtaattttttttccaacaccgataaagaagtttcacttcaataattttcttgtgaaacattataactatattatatacccagattattcatttaaaattatcagcaaatattattgacattatattaaaaaactgttttaagcATGGAAATGGGTACAGCTTAAAAAGCACTTTGGCTTAAACTTAGCAAGGATAAGCTTAATGGAGGGATCTGGAAGAAGCTGACCTGCGAGATACACTGTAACCAAAATGCATCTTGTAACACaaagtgtaatatttaaaagtagtcAAATGTTTGATATGTACAACTAACTCTTAAATGTTACAGATAATTATGCAAAGCATGAACATCCCAATTAATGTAAGATATATAAgtcgatttaaatgcccatattttatttgtagtaGTCACTAAAAGAAAGAGTTTTGCAAAGTTTTAGGTTGCGCAAACTTACGGTTCatgagataatttttttaaacttggtCGTAACCAATGTTGCTAACTGAAATCACGAATTAATAAGTCAATcgttaaaatactataaacaCACCATTGCTCCCTTCAATGACATCAATACTATTTTCTCTGGAACACAATTTGCATTTGATAAGCAAGTTAGATTCTGAtctattatgtttttgtggAACTTTCTCGGCTTCAGTAAGATCGTGAAACTTGTCTGATTCCTCACCGCAACtacaacattttagttttaaaaaccaCTGGTAGTAAGGATGATTGGTATACAATTTCTCGATACATTCAAGTGATGCCTTGATTTGAAGCGCTATTTTAACCATTATTATTTCTCAATATCTCAGAATTATTTCACAGACCTAGGAAAATCTGAAACATTtcacaatacaatatacatatcatAACGGCTGGCATTTTCATGTTCTGACAATTAacatattgaaaaattaaacgtTACATGTAATTGTTATGGTTCGTTCCTTTGCTCTAtgtgttttgtatattaaaggaacgtaaaaaaacagaagcgacgtatataaaataacaccaTTCAGATTTAATAActacgttaattttttttttaattgaaatattgtttGATAAATGTCAAGTgcttattgtttataaaacattttatgaattaattatcgtctagacaaattataatattcatttacgCACCTTCACAActcaatttaaagaaaaatataatggcAATAGTCAACTCAccatttcattcatttatagAATTATGATTACAGATTACGTTTACGCCCATATATTTACGTTCTCTGGTTTTAAAGTacatattatatctttaactTTCAAATCAATTCAGTATCAATGGACTGTATGTAATGCAATTtacaatgaatttttttaaattcctcaTGACATAATGGACCTACCATTATTTTTTCCAAAGGCCTCATTATTTTTTCGAGCATATCAACATTATAATTGCATTAGATTTTTGGCTTTAccataaagttattaatatactaaaagttaataaaaatcaatttaacttCAAGGAACTAAggagtaaataatataatatacacattTTAGTTGGTAATGTAGCTTTTACTGAAGCAGTCACCATTAGGCAATTCCATATACCTTGCTAAATGTGTAGCAGCTACACTTACTATAAAGCATGTTCTGCGCGCAGCGGGTAGATACCGCGTCTCCCCGCGCGCCGCAGCCCCCATCAAGGGCTATATGCCCGCCCCCGTAACgccctgtatcagcagggcgcgaacCGCTACACCACCTGCagggggcatacgccccgaacAGGGAAAAACACccccctcgcgagggagggtgTAGCAATTACTATAAAGCATGTTCTGTTCAACAATACTTAATAAGCAATCGATTTCACTTGCCCATCGGTTGATGGCTGACCATGGGTTTACGTGAGGTTACTGGTTTGACTTCAATTTGTGTATGTACGCATATATATTGACAATTTTCTTCTGTGATACTGCGTTATGTTTCCACAATAAAGTGCGTACACCTATTTGACTTGACTTGCCTATTGCGGACCGAATAACCACTATTTGAACGTTTGTTTATCTtacttatttttcattattgtaaTCAATTGCTTTAAGATGTGACGAGGAGTATGACGTAATGGTTGCAGCCATCAGCCAGCAGttttacctaaaacttaccaattcaatccccgccccgcccCGTAaggttttacaagaggacctcCCCCATCCTC
This is a stretch of genomic DNA from Pieris brassicae chromosome 1, ilPieBrab1.1, whole genome shotgun sequence. It encodes these proteins:
- the LOC123708981 gene encoding UPF0587 protein CG4646 yields the protein MVKIALQIKASLECIEKLYTNHPYYQWFLKLKCCSCGEESDKFHDLTEAEKVPQKHNRSESNLLIKCKLCSRENSIDVIEGSNGILTSEDENKFKTIVIFDCRGVEPVDFQPKSGWIAEAEHNGKKFEEVDLSEKEWAEYDEKNQNSVGVYELEWNFIKVK